A DNA window from Coffea arabica cultivar ET-39 chromosome 6c, Coffea Arabica ET-39 HiFi, whole genome shotgun sequence contains the following coding sequences:
- the LOC113692236 gene encoding uncharacterized protein isoform X2 codes for MERLSKADLSMEKQPDPETKDASETEDDGEDNDGGEDEEDFSGEEEDDEDDKDSEDEPEANGDGGSGDDDNDDEDGDGEEEDDEEGED; via the exons ATGGAGAG GCTGTCAAAAGCTGATCTGTCCATGGAAAAGCAGCCTGACCCTGAGACCAAGGATGCCAGTGAAACTGAGGATGATGGTGAAGACAATGATGGCGGTGAGGATGAGGAAGACTTTTCTGGTGAAGAGGAGGATGATGAGGATGACAAAGATTCTGAGGATGAGCCGGAGGCCAATGGTGATGGTGGAAGTGGGGATGATGACAATGacgatgaagatggagatggagAGGAAGAGGACGATGAGGAAGGAGAAGATTAA
- the LOC113692236 gene encoding uncharacterized protein isoform X1 gives MEVMCSSSVGMESLLSSAMVALLAEISTSVVKSSSLLLVTLCNYIWRGSRTNGITIEFPREPRQMERLSKADLSMEKQPDPETKDASETEDDGEDNDGGEDEEDFSGEEEDDEDDKDSEDEPEANGDGGSGDDDNDDEDGDGEEEDDEEGED, from the exons ATGGAGGTCATGTGCTCTAGTAGTGTTGGCATGGAAAGCCTTCTGAGCTCAGCAATGGTGGCTTTGTTGGCTGAGATTTCAACTTCGGTTGTAAAGTCTTCGTCCCTGCTTTTAGTG ACCTTGTGTAATTATATTTGGAGGGGATCCAGGACAAATGGAATTACCATCGAGTTCCCTAGGGAGCCAAGGCAAATGGAGAG GCTGTCAAAAGCTGATCTGTCCATGGAAAAGCAGCCTGACCCTGAGACCAAGGATGCCAGTGAAACTGAGGATGATGGTGAAGACAATGATGGCGGTGAGGATGAGGAAGACTTTTCTGGTGAAGAGGAGGATGATGAGGATGACAAAGATTCTGAGGATGAGCCGGAGGCCAATGGTGATGGTGGAAGTGGGGATGATGACAATGacgatgaagatggagatggagAGGAAGAGGACGATGAGGAAGGAGAAGATTAA